A window of the Vespula vulgaris chromosome 6, iyVesVulg1.1, whole genome shotgun sequence genome harbors these coding sequences:
- the LOC127064525 gene encoding WD repeat domain-containing protein 83 has protein sequence MSATEIKYKFEREIDCKQGAVRSVRFSVDGEYCLTCGSDRKIKLWNPYKATNLKVYGGHGDEVMDACASCDSSQIISCGLDKSLILWDVSTGTPVRRLRGHAGPVTTVRFNEESSMVVSGSRDNAVMCWDVRSKSIEPVQCLNEAKDSISSVRTSDHEILSASFDGKIRRYDIRVGQMYSDYMKDAVTCASFTRDGQCIVVSCASDVVRLIDKDTGELLGKFTGHTAKDLCLESSVDSQDTQILSGSEDGKLWVWDLATQTVVAKLSGYRPSKYPTLSINVHPTKNCFIAANGYSLLMWTAESTKN, from the exons aTGAGTGCcacagaaataaaatataagttcGAACGAGAAATAGATTGTAAACAAGGTGCAGTACGATCAGTTCGATTCAGTg TTGATGGAGAATACTGTTTGACATGTGGAtcagatagaaagataaaattatggAATCCTTACAAAGCTACAAATTTAAAAGTCTATGGAGGACATGGAGACGAAGTAATGGATGCTTGTGCATCTTGCGATAGCAGTCAAATAATATCTTGTGGTTTAGataaatctttaattttatgGGATGTAAGTACTGGAACTCCTGTTCGGCGGTTAAGAGGGCATGCAGGTCCTGTAACAACTGTAAG ATTTAATGAAGAATCATCAATGGTTGTTTCTGGATCTCGAGATAATGCTGTTATGTGTTGGGATGTACGATCTAAATCAATAGAACCTGTGCAATGTTTGAATGAGGCCAAAGATTCAATTTCTAGTGTTAGAACTTCTGATCATGAAATTTTATCAGCATCGTTCGATGGGAAAATACGAAGATATGATATTCGTGTTGGTCAAATGTATTCGGATTACATGAAag atGCAGTGACATGTGCTAGTTTTACAAGGGATGGACAATGTATCGTGGTTAGTTGTGCAAGTGATGTAGTACGTTTGATTGACAAAGATACTGGAGAATTACTTGGTAAATTTACTGGACATACAGCTAAAGATCTGTGCTTAGAATCAAGTGTAGATTCTCAAGACACACAAATTCTTTCGGGCTCTGAAGATGGTAAATTATGGGTGTGGGATTTGGCAACACAAACAGTTGTTGCAAAACTTTCTGGATACAGACCATCGAAATACCCTACTTTATCTATAAATGTTCATCCAactaaaaattgttttatagcCGCAAATGGCTATAGTTTATTAATGTGGACTGCAGAATCtactaaaaattaa